Proteins encoded within one genomic window of Eurosta solidaginis isolate ZX-2024a chromosome 1, ASM4086904v1, whole genome shotgun sequence:
- the Mlc2 gene encoding myosin regulatory light chain 2 yields the protein MADEKKKVKKKKTKEEGGTSETASEAASEAATPAPAATPAPASTTGSKRASGGSRGSKKSKRAGSSVFSVFSQKQIAEFKEAFQLMDADKDGIIGKNDLRAAFDSVGKIAADKELDQMLGEASGPINFTQLLTLFANRMAQAGANDEDDVVIAAFKTFDVDGLIDGDKFRETLMNFGDKFTAKECDDAWDQFVIDDKNQIDTAALIEMLTGKGEEEEEEAAA from the exons ATG GCCGATGAGAAGAAGAAGGTTAAGAAGAAGAAGACCAAGGAAGAGGGAGGTACTTCTGAAACCGCTTCTGAAGCCGCATCCGAGGCGGCAACCCCAGCACCAGCTGCAACTCCAGCTCCAGCCTCAACCACTGGATCAAAGAGAGCGTCAGGTGGCTCACGTGGCTCAAAGAAATCGAAGCGCGCTGGTTCCAGTGTGTTCTCTGTTTTCTCTCAGAAACAGATTGCCGAATTCAAAGAG gCTTTCCAACTAATGGATGCCGACAAAGATGGCATTATTGGTAAGAACGATCTGCGCGCTGCCTTCGATTCCGTTGGTAAAATCGCCGCCGACAAGGAACTTGACCAGATGTTAGGTGAGGCCTCAGGTCCCATCAACTTCACTCAATTGTTGACCTTGTTCGCCAACCGTATGGCCCAAGCTGGTGCCAACGACGAAGACGACGTTGTTATTGCAGCTTTCAAAAcattcgatgttgatggtcttatTGATGGTGATAAATTCCGTGAAACTCTCATGAACTTTGGCGATAAATTCACAGCCAAGGAATGCGACGACGCCTGGgatcagtttgttatcgatgacAAAAATCAAATCGATACAGCCGCTCTGATTGAAATGCTCACCGGCAAGGGTGAGGAAGAGGAAGAAGAAGCCGCAGCATAA